TTCTCTGATGCGGTACATATCCAAAAACAACAAACAAGCGGAGTTCAACATCGACCTCAAGGAGAGTTGAATATGATGCAAGGTGCTGTTTTAACAGAAGGTAAGACCAAGGTGATCAGACAGGATTCAGAGAATCCTGGCGAGGTACTGATTGAGAGCAAGGACGATATTACAGCCGGTGATGGTGTGAAGCGCGACCAGCTAGAAGGTAAGGCAAGGGCATCTACGGTTACTACTTCCAATTGTTTCGAACTGCTCGAGGCCCATGGGATTCCGACTCACTTTCGAGGTCAGCTCGACGAATGGACATTCCGTGCCCGCAATGTCGAGATGATCCCACTAGAGCTGGTGGCTCGTCGCATTGCGACCGGTTCTTACCTCAAGCGCCGCCCGGATGTGGTCGAAGGCACCATCTTCCCGGACGTGATGGTTGAATTCTTCGAGAAGGATGACCCCAATCACGATCCGCTGCTGGTGCTCGATCTTGCCAGTCGTCGTTTGCTACGGTTCGTGGCCAGTAAGCCGCTTGCTGAGGGCTTCATGGCTGAACAGTCACTGGCCGAAAGCCAGTTCGCTGACTTGACTGGTCCGATGATCCTGACACTTATCGAGATCACCGAGCATGTCTTTACGACGCTTGAAGAGGCTTGGGCGCAGCAGGACGTCGCCCTCGTCGATCTCAAGATCGAATGCGGCAGGGATGCCGAGACGGGCGAGTTGGTAGTGGCCGATGTG
This DNA window, taken from Candidatus Dormiibacterota bacterium, encodes the following:
- a CDS encoding phosphoribosylaminoimidazolesuccinocarboxamide synthase is translated as MMQGAVLTEGKTKVIRQDSENPGEVLIESKDDITAGDGVKRDQLEGKARASTVTTSNCFELLEAHGIPTHFRGQLDEWTFRARNVEMIPLELVARRIATGSYLKRRPDVVEGTIFPDVMVEFFEKDDPNHDPLLVLDLASRRLLRFVASKPLAEGFMAEQSLAESQFADLTGPMILTLIEITEHVFTTLEEAWAQQDVALVDLKIECGRDAETGELVVADVIDNDSWRIWPGGDKSAMKDKQVYRDLADTDDPKAKAKELGKIKENYQWVAEATGAFAGARSS